tctctgttattctttgaccaatcttaataaataaggtatccttgaaatcttgataaaatttgctaaattttttgtctcttgtaattttttgtatagtgaacggttttcgtgaaatttgcaataaaaaatttaaaatggccgccattttgaaaattcacatcgaaaattttctatttcaattttaaagttgagtctttatagttTATAGcataaattttcatgcaaatttcagatcaatacaacattccgttcttgagataaagattcccaagtgaaaaaaacaaaatgtcagctataaggataaccgctgagttttggacacttcaaatacgacatttgtcgTATTTTTTGTCGTAGATATATCATCCAGGAGCAATACCCTAGAATGTTGGACACTaattctgaaacaccctgtaataataataatatcgagtgacctggctggctcaggtctggtgtcagagttttcaggtcgcaactgatcaatttcagggcctctgacatgacctaacgactgctttttaggcagccgggaccgacggcttaacgtgtccatccgaaacacgggagtggcccgagataaatatcttgcccgggccgggatttgaacccgggcctctgaatcataaagccagcatctgatccactcgactacggccactcctagcACCCTGTAGAGTAATGACTAATTTGTTGTTACCTGATCTCCTAGCCGTCTGGCGTACAGGTGATACGGGCAGCACCTCGCTAGCATCAGAGTCATCGCTGTTGCCCCCATCCTCACTACTACTTTCCCACGCCGCTTTGCTCTTCTTCTTCGGACTGCCCTTGGTGCCTCGCGGCTTCCTCGGCTTCTTCTCGCCGTTCTCGGCCTTCTTAGCACGTGGCTTCTTCTCGGCAGCCTTCTTCGCCGGCGTGTTGGCTATTCGATCCGACAGTGACACCTGGTTCTTCTCACTCATCAAGTCGAATTCGTCCACCTCCTCGTCTCCCAACTTCTTTCTCTGCAACAAATCACCATTTCAAAcgtaaagaaaataattatattaagaataatatttgtaaaataataatttctctggtcaAGCCATGTCAAGAAAAAAAGGGATGAGCTCAACTACAAGTATAGTAGGATGTATTGACTGATAGGAAGGGATTCAAGCTTATCAACCTACAATAAAATTCTACTCTACAAACAGATAGTGAGGCCTGTCTGGTTGTATGGAGCGCAACTGTGGGGCTGTACAGCAGAGAGCAATATTGGATCATCCAACGATTCCAAAACAAGTTTCTGCGAAATGCTCCATACTTCATCAGGAACGCCGACCTTCAGGTGGAGACAGCCAAGGAGATGATTGTAAAAACAGCAAGGATCTATCTATGAGGAGTCTCTACATGACCACCAAAATGTTGTGGCAATCCAGCTTTTGGACAATTCAACATTGACGGGGAGATTGAAAAGGGAGGAGCCAACAGATCTGGTGTCAGCCTCCAGGAGTGTTTAGTGAAAGTGGAAAAAATTAATACCAATATCAATTTAGTGCagtgatgaatgaatgaactaatttaaaacaaggagaagctattacaagattatttttgtaaaatgacttgaataaatattaatttaggatagaaaaaactgatcgttagtcctagtactagtagcagttatattcaataaaaaaatttctcTGGTCGAGagtacaacacgaccagaggagttAATTCAAACTATAGACATGTTGATTACAATAAGCATATAAGCTACGATTATACGAAAATAACACCATAGTACACTTGTAAAGACCTTTTTAATATGAAATAACAAAAGATGATAATTGTTCATTTGaaataagaatttatttttaaaacttgaaaatgatgtaAGCATCAAAactagttttttttcaatttgttattttatattaaaaagatCTCAAAAAAGTACTATGGTGTTATTCTACAAATAGGAATTATGTAGTTTTGAATATATAAGTTTTCAGAAAATATGGAACTActgagaataatataatatattgttaattaaatattatttaattccaCGAAGCAAGAAAAACCCCAAAATAAACAACTTGTGCAAGTGAAAATAACTAACTTGtacaatgatagcaatactgtaataaattgggctggccactaacggtagaacatgcatgataccatagccacctctaatacaaggccgcggcctacaatgttgcaacgtcgcagtgtaggcctagaatataatacatgattggtgaaaaagatcagctggtatttttttaaaactttttcaccaatcatgtattatattctaggcctacactgcgacgttgcaatatcgaaGGCCGCGGCCTTTAATTCCACGAAGCAAGAAAAACCCCAAAATAAACAACTTGTGCAAGTGAAAATAACTAACTTGtacaatgatagcaatactgtaataaattgggctggccactaacggtagaacatgcatgataccatagccacctctaatacaaggccgcggcctacgatgttgcaacgtcgcagtgtaggcctagaatataatacatgattggtgaaaaagatcagctggtatttttttaaaactttttcaccaatcatgtattatattCTAGGCCttcactgcgacgttgcaatatcgaaggccgcggccttgtattagaggtggctatgatgaTACACATGTCGTACATTGATAggtcatcacagcgaaaggcttcgaacaaaattatttgaggttacacttttgaatctttgattttttgttgttcccgtacgtgtataagccagttctttcctttattataaatatcggggcaccaagcttcgctcgttatttttatttattgataaacagggccctgtttcataaaacctATAAGTgacgtaatacaggagaattACCATTTCAATTACATGCTTAAATCAGCTGTTCATGTAATACAGGACttctaagtttttatgaaacagctggctatacgtcagcttatgaatttcggggatgcgatattttgatttttcacagaaTCAATCACTCGCTcaatttttactatccacagacgacgaaagtctcagctgtttcagccaagaatgaattatccttttaatgtggttcagcaagttttcccagggatgagacctagtgcaatcgaattttcatatcataaacctactatgttccaaatttcgtgaaaatcgttatagccgttttcgagatccgttgaacataaatatatacccatataaccacataaccatataaatatatataaacagaaatgctcgcttaatatattattattattagcgtatggcttttaatggtggggagacccaagggtagttccacctcgccgtattatagtccaaagttccctaatgggaaaccggacactaaggttatagtaagcacaatactttaaatttacacttttcacttcggaattgagttcattttgatgttaaaaagtccaaacatatacaaaaccaaaacaaaacataaaaacactaagccatatttggaaaaaattaaatttagattataaatttaGAGCCGAAAATTTATAGCATGTTTTAATAGGATATAGATAGATGATAAAAAAACTGACCGCTTTGGATTTGCCCTTGTTCTCTTTAGCAGCAGCTGctttctccaccttcttcttgaaCTCGTCGGAGATGACTGGCGCGACACGGCGGGCGATCGGCGACGGCAGGTAGTCAGTGACCAACACCTTGTTCTTGTTCCTGGCCCCGCCCTTCTTGGCCCCACCCTTTGCACCCTTTCCGCCCTCCACCTTGATGTCCAGCATTTCGGCACGCTCCTTTGCCTCGTATTCGTCCAGCTGCAACCATTCAACAATCGTAAATTATCATCAACTATTTCACAAATCAAGCTGAAACATCATCACACAACACAGACAGTTTTGGCATTACATTTTAGTACAAGTGATATTACAAGTGTATAATCCGGGTcatgtagctttgcctatcggcggagggctactagactacaatactacccgttcaaaaacatcgaaaatatatttatccataagcaacagatgctcaaaagcaacgtgttgcatccgaaaaggtacacaaggagctttttggagttatGACAACCAGAGACAAAAAATAGGTATTATTAAACGTGGTTAGGTATTCCTTACTCTATGGCACAACGCAGCCCAATATGTATCGCAGCTCAACGCAGCTTTAAGCAacttgttgcatccgaaaagatacacaaggagtttTAATGTATCTTcacataagcaacagatgctatTTTATATCTTCTCataagcaacgtgttgcatatGAAGAACAACGTGTTGTTTTGGAGCtacgtccttttagcacaacacagcctatcagatgacattcgttcaacatgatctttccattcttggtgatacgttgcaactctctcattcatggaGAATCTCTGTCTAGCAAGCTTTCTTCAAGGAAGAAGCTCTGCAGGGAGCTTCCTctatctagggatctagggtctctgaagctGATGTTTTTTCAAAGCCGTAACTAtcaccccgcgaaccataccttgcctatatgcAGTTTCAAAGTCACGGGACGTGTACTGTACATGTCACTTGTGAAGATTTCAAAAACATACTCAATGAATTGCCTTGTAAATaaaaacatagagaaaagatagcataagaagatatcccatggtagaaAGGCTGTTCACATGTTTCTAATTTCAAGCAGATTTTTTTTGTCAactgaagccgattactgtctactaatgtatatttattatcactgttttggccgggtaagagtgtaCGAACACACAGtatgagaaactaccagcgACACATAGCTTTCTGataaacaactactaggactatcggcttgaattaacagtgaaattaggaacataaacgacctatataccatgggatatcttcttatgctattttttctctatgataaaaacCTCTAATATAGTTTCAACTTCATGGGGTACCTAATTTCACAAGAGTGGCTAGAATAAAGAACTGTGCCTGAATGTTTTTGTATTCTATTTAAAGCTGTGTGCGGACtttgcgccacgaacacgtTCATTTCGGTCTTcgtcagctgatgccaagcttatATCTGTAGCTAAAAGTGAGATTTCGTTTGTGCATAGACTTCCGAAGTCGACGATGACAGGCATTGTTGTCTGATGACATTCATactgtccaaatttcaaatgtgctaAAACAGTGGATCAAATaagttttcattatttgtgtttattatttaagtatctaagaatcaaaacatttcgaataatatcaGCATATTGCCACTTAAAAGTATAAACCTAACCTCTCCCTGTAAAACATAATGAAACAGAATCTTTTTGGTTATTTAGACAatttgaaatctacccaatctaaAATCCTCGCCCTGTCGTGGtggacgacggcatttacgcacaaaccaACCCCCATTTTTACCGTACCTGTACAAATACAGGCCTATAATCAGCCAATGAAAAGCAAATGAGCGTGTTTGTGGCGCAAAGGTCTTTTCGCAGCTTCAGGTAGTACAAATAAAAGATGTGAATATATTACTGTTTGTATGTAAATAGATTCAGTCATGTGAAAGGAATATGTTCTATTGTGAAATAATCTTTATCGTACTAAtcttaatagtaataatacttATACTTATCTTAATATTCATACTAGTTTtttcttccaaaaaatatttttcttatgaaaGAGTCATTGAGctggaaaattgtaaattatactATTTTTTCATGAGGAATATATaactatttgaattgaataaagatGATTTGATTTCAGTTTGAAAGGTGGCGCAAAAGTCTGTCCGCAAAGTAGTACATAGAtgtgaaaatattactgtttGTATGTAAAAAGATGCAATATACTAAAATATAGATGCAATATAGATAAATTATACTATTTTTTCATGAGGAATCTATaactatttgaattgaataaagatGATTTGATTTCAGTTTGAAAGGTGGCGCAAAAGTCTGTCCGCAAAGTAGTACATAGAtgtgaaaatattactgtttGTATGTAAAAAGATGCAATCTGAAACTGATTATGTGAAAGGAATATGAGGTATATTGTGGAATGAAGATGGTTTGCTTTGAGTACCTTTTCGATGAGTGTATCGAGATCGGCCACCCACAGGTCCTGCGGGGTCTTTGCCAGCAGGATACGGTACTCCTGCTGCTTCTCGTCCTTCTTCTGAATGAGcgcatccttcttctccttggTGAGGTTCCACATTGCCATGCCGAGCAGGTAGTCGAAGTTACTGTCCAGGGTGTTCTGTCGCTCCTCCCCTTCTTCATCCCCTtcaccaccatcatcatcatcagtctGCGACAAGCCGGGAGCCGCTGCTGCCTCctcctacacacacacacacaaaattaGCAAACTTTCATTTAGAAGTAAAATATCATGTTTTttgactcagggaaccttgaaacgtaacttaagcccggtccagacgctcaagttcaccatcagtcttttgctcaagcaaaagacggatcgtttggttcaagcaaaagacggatgtaaaattgcgtccacacgcatccgttttcctatttttgatATTGTTTGATATGGTTCATTGAGTCTGAATTGTATACGGTTGGCATATATCCGgtagatgagtaataattatattatattattgtatatattgtattgagttatattatattgtattttttcgctgattaaactggataatgctatatttcacaacataatgataaaaatattacagttaATCGCCaaatggctttgtttacatgtcatatctcgaggcacagtgattgtaaatggattgaaattttgtagatagtattcttatcaacaatatagtacatcttaatatatcatgatagtaaatcataatatcaacatcaaattctgagagtatcatgagaatcaagaaagaaaaaaagggTTAAatgtatatagaatattaactagcatgcaaagagcataaataaaaaaccaaataaaaataatttaatgtattcaggaaataagagttaccaggcgcatgaatacctaataaaatttgcatgcaccaatagtaaaacggcagttaataggcggcaactgtaggccaattcaaaaatatttatatatatttatataaatgtactagttttcgtgtaaaaatttgtgtaatctatgttatcaatatggctcgaatgcaaagaaattattaatcatataatctaagcaatattttggcattttttgtaagatctatttgaatttaatggcggaggattgagatatttaaattttatgctaatttgaaagtcggaaagaggatctgtaaaacttgagaaggaagaaccagcactcgccagccagatgccaccataagaggaccccaaatattttagagcgaagtaccttattaataattttgtaaaaattaaagttaaagtaaattattaaatttcttaaaagacttcgtgatgctattgtgaagcagaagtcatttttcattttaattaaatttataaccccttggaggagacgattccggctaccatattcccggaccacatggagttggatcgacatcggcggcttacaagaagattttcgacacgtgagtgattaaatttgaatttagtgatgggcgccctagtgcttcgaaataatctgatgatcaaagctagctcgccgaaagggttattataaattgagaaattaataagagtaatacttgcgcaagtaaaaattagtattaaaggtatttaattgaaagaaaaatatatagatcaatatttttagaaatttctatttaatcaaagaagtacgaaatctaggctattaaaacatatgcatataatatttaattttttgcaatacaatttgcgataatttatcatagttctaattcactagatgaatggctctacctattccgtcaggtgccgaatcttgcaccctgagatgaaaatatatattcgatacaaataaatctactaaatactagagattttaatatatagatatatttggattattagtggctaatttatcaagctgatcttagagcacatatttatgattaaattatccaagcagacaagtattagcaagtacatgtcacagctacatgccaaagaatgcatatgatttcaagataaaggcacatggtaatgattcgtgccataaatctagaatataaagttagcctgtgatatttttattgatttcaaatattgttctatttttatattatattttttatcgctctatatatattttttgcctcgactgatctttgcattatttatgtaatatatgtgtaaaattttcatggcgtgcaatttattttatattcctcatctctatagtataagtatcatttatatatatatttattattattgaattacaagagttattggagaagcccatatctaggcctatcaagattttttaagactgaatactattagaaaaccacgccctaattatattaaatctcatgctttaccgactgatgccaagcaggaggctaatcgttattttaatataaagaataacgtgacacaaagacatgtcgtaccaacgtgggactgatgatgagagccaagctcattgaataattatttgaaattaggtcaataaccatattgaaaattatagataacttatacgagttgtgaggaaaactggcgaagggaaatttgtattactttttggggaatcaatagctttaaataaagagaaattatatgttttaaagaaaattttatattattattattgtagaaaatatattttatagagagagctattatattttatgggcctaaactgctagtcagaaatcaatgaatagtattattatattataagagcttaagtaataaataggttacctggcttgtaatgtccataggcctatcctcatttgtgtccttattaatgccttgttggccaaaactttcacttttttaacaaacacttgacacttaatccatttttaaaatatgagtctcttgtcgtccacgcaaagtaaggtagcagacacactgcagacggcgataatagcggagatcgacgctgaggggggcgcgatggagtccaacgcccagatatcttcaatcaccgccaagaatcctgtgaacagtaataaaccgttaaatgtctcccaagaagcaataaggagggttatagtagaggggatgatcaagtcattttctaatagtttagaaaaaacaatgaccacagtaatgaagaacttaaaggcggaaatgaaggaaatgcgggaatcactgaaggatacatcggtaagaatgggtaaggagactgcggaaagaatagataacctaccagcacaaaacacttcacaaattcatgaaatagctacaaacaggaacaatagtcaacttatttccataaataaacaacagaatagtaaatctacacaaatagctcacctaaattctgatataaatcaaaacaaagtacaacttaattcattggagacaaccgttggagaacagcaattattttcatctgaattaaatgccgaagtagtagataatgaaacagaagcttctagtcattggaaacaggcccaagagaagttggtacaacttgaaagtcaaatacatcaatttccgcacgagaatatagagcctattcccatagcaacgtttgattcactacacagtttcaatgaattaggccgttttgacaatacagaccgctatctccaacctaaagaatttatagatcagataaaactagttcaatcattaacacccacctcttggaatttttggcgtcttcgtttgactagtttattgattggcgaacccctgatgttctttcggagtagagcccatgaatttacatcattggatgagtttgtagctgtcttcctggaacagtattggagcagaagtaaacagttggacgtgctagcggacattatatcatgcgatttcaaccctaacttagacggtgcatgtaccactttcgtcactgccctacagtttaaaaattctcaattgagcgagcccattaacgaatcggcattagcaagtattattttaaagaagctaccgtatcaagttagaatggcactcgccacacaacccattactgattgcaaacagctgataaatcatttatatggcatacagtctgtgatggcaatatcaaaccaccgttcagaccagagatacgcaccaaatcaacataactcaaaatttaatcaatataacagccaaaattatgaatcagtaccatatgattgctcacgacctactcctcaatttgaacaccGAAATGAtcataaacacaataataattggaataatagaagctttcaaaattgtcaaacaaatcattatccacagcaaacctacaaaagaaattattattatggccgtgatcgatttaacacaaataatgattacactcagaataattacaatagaaattacaaaccgccacctcatcaaataagtacaaactacacattagagcatgcgtccagatcaaataaacaaaagacacaagataacccaccaccaaacGCAGAGAAGACTACAGCTAAAAAATTACGAATACATGATAACCCCGATACAACCCACGCAagctcagaaaaaatagatagagaaaataaagatactacagcctcatataccacctttgtgaacggtttaccgaaaatattagaaaaacagaagtcaatacaagacagcctaccatcaaaaaccgccgcccaccatgAAATTAAAACAACCCGCAAACATCAACCCATATTAAGTATCCTGTTTCCCACCGAAGTCCAATCACCGCAGGTAGAGCAGCCcgcacatcaagagaccgccaccatactacccgctttgaaagtcacactcgcgcatcaagagaccgccaccgcacccgtgcatcattcgaccccaccaaggcaccccaaggaacccaggatagaggaccaagagga
The genomic region above belongs to Nilaparvata lugens isolate BPH chromosome 5, ASM1435652v1, whole genome shotgun sequence and contains:
- the LOC120351543 gene encoding DNA topoisomerase 2-alpha-like produces the protein MSQHGTTWQEALRLADKEEAAAAPGLSQTDDDDGGEGDEEGEERQNTLDSNFDYLLGMAMWNLTKEKKDALIQKKDEKQQEYRILLAKTPQDLWVADLDTLIEKLDEYEAKERAEMLDIKVEGGKGAKGGAKKGGARNKNKVLVTDYLPSPIARRVAPVISDEFKKKVEKAAAAKENKGKSKARKKLGDEEVDEFDLMSEKNQVSLSDRIANTPAKKAAEKKPRAKKAENGEKKPRKPRGTKGSPKKKSKAAWESSSEDGGNSDDSDASEVLPVSPVRQTARRSAAPKKYNFDDDADDDDDEDVLYDNDAAINGDEDAPVVENDLDDNASLNGNSSGNESIISDSDTGKAKSALMPAKKQRKPAEKKPKAAAEKKTASQVVKAFSDSDDSDNDFMKPSGKAGETSEDKFDSLIAGTKKKTTTDIFLSSSEDSSVAKPKAAKKAAEPKPKKAPAKLTRKAASGSD